Below is a genomic region from Pseudazoarcus pumilus.
CGCAGGCCTTTGCCACCGGCCTGATCGACGCGCTGTTCACCAGCCCGCAGACCGGCATCGACATTCAGGCGTGGGACAACACCAACCACTACACCGTGGTCGGAGCGCTCAATACCAAGAATGCCGTGATCGTGAACCAGCGTGCTTTCAATCGTCTGCCTGACGCGCACAAGCAGGCGCTGCTCGAAGCCGGCAAGCGCGCCAGCAAGCGTGGCTGGGAGTACAGTGAGCAGGCCTTCAAGGATCAGCTTCAGGTGCTGCGCGACAAGGGCATGAAGGTCAAGGATGCCCCCGAGGAGGTCATGACCCGGTTGCACGAGATCAGCAAGGTGCTGATCGAAGACTGGCGTGTTGCGGCCAGTCCCGAGGCGATCGAAGTGCTCGACGCCTATCTGGCCAGCCAGTAACGCCCTCGCGGCTTGAACGGGCCCGGACATGCGTGTCCGGGCCGGGAGGGTTCCGTCATGCGTCGATTCCTCGACACCCTGTATCTGCTCAGCGGCTATCTTGCGGCTTTCTTCCTGATGATGATCGCCGTGCTGGTCGTCGCCCAGGTCGCTGCCCGCTTTTTCGGTGTGATCTTCGAGTCCACCGAGACCGGTGGTTTCTGTCTGGCCGCAAGCACATTCCTGGGGCTCGCGCACACGCTCAAGCGTGGCTGCCACATCCGCGTCTCGCTGTTCATCCACAAGGCCCGGGGGGCGACACGCAAGGCCATCGAACTGTGGTCGACCGGTGTCGCCACGGTGGTGATGGGCTACGTCACCTGGGCCGCGACACACATGGTCTACGAGTCATGGTTCTACGAGGAACTGAGCCCGGGCATGATGGCCGTGCCCATCTGGATTCCGCAGCTCGGCATGCTGCTCGGCTGTGCGATCGTCACCATCGCCTTCGCCGACGAGTTCTGTCGCATCGCATGCGGTGCCGAAGCCGCCTATCAGGAACAGAGCGAAACGGCCTTGTCCGACGATGACTCCACGTCGGCCAGGGTAGCTCCGCAGCGCGCGGACGGCATCGCTTCGCACAACCGGCTCGAACGCGGGAGAGCGTCATGAACGAAATGATCATCATCGTGCTGGTCCTGTTCGGCGCCCTGCTCGCGCTGCTCGCCAGCGGTGTGTGGGTCGCGGTCACGCTGATCGTCGTGGGCTTCATCGCGATCGCCGCGTTCACCCCGTCGCCGCCCGATTCGCTGCTCGCGATCACGGTGTGGGACCACAGCTGGAACTGGGCGCTCACCGCCTTGCCACTATTCGTGTGGATGGGCGAAATCCTGACCCGCTCGCGCCTGTCGCAGGACATGTTCTCGGGGCTCGCGCCGTGGCTGTCGTGGCTGCCGGGACGCCTGCTCCACGTCAACATCATCGGCTGCAGCGTGATGGCGGCCGTGGCCGGCTCGTCGGCGGTCACCGCGGCGACCATCGGTCGCATGAGTCTGCCCGAACTGAAGAAGCGCGGCTATTCGGAGAGCATGTCGCTGGGCACCTTGGCAGGCGCGGGCACTTTGGGCCTGCTGATCCCGCCGTCGATCATGATGATCGTCTACGGCATCGTCACGCAGCAGTCGATCGCGCGACTGTTCATCGCCGGCCTCATCCCCGGTCTGGTGATCATCAGCCTGTTCATGGGCTACGTGATCATCTGGTCGCTGATCAACCGCGACAAGATGCCGCCCAACGACATCCGCATGAGTTTCATGGAAAAGCTCTGGAACTCACGCCGGCTGATTCCGGTAATCGTATTGATCGTGCTCGTCATCGGTTCGATCTATACCGGTTTCGCCACGCCGACCGAGGCCGCCACCATCGGTGTGCTCGGCGCACTGGGCCTGGCCTGGGTGTCGCGTACGCTGACGCTGCGCTCCTTCCTCGACGGCCTGATGGGCGCCATGCGCACCAGTTGCATGATCACCTTC
It encodes:
- a CDS encoding TRAP transporter small permease is translated as MRRFLDTLYLLSGYLAAFFLMMIAVLVVAQVAARFFGVIFESTETGGFCLAASTFLGLAHTLKRGCHIRVSLFIHKARGATRKAIELWSTGVATVVMGYVTWAATHMVYESWFYEELSPGMMAVPIWIPQLGMLLGCAIVTIAFADEFCRIACGAEAAYQEQSETALSDDDSTSARVAPQRADGIASHNRLERGRAS
- a CDS encoding TRAP transporter large permease, encoding MNEMIIIVLVLFGALLALLASGVWVAVTLIVVGFIAIAAFTPSPPDSLLAITVWDHSWNWALTALPLFVWMGEILTRSRLSQDMFSGLAPWLSWLPGRLLHVNIIGCSVMAAVAGSSAVTAATIGRMSLPELKKRGYSESMSLGTLAGAGTLGLLIPPSIMMIVYGIVTQQSIARLFIAGLIPGLVIISLFMGYVIIWSLINRDKMPPNDIRMSFMEKLWNSRRLIPVIVLIVLVIGSIYTGFATPTEAATIGVLGALGLAWVSRTLTLRSFLDGLMGAMRTSCMITFIIAGASFLAIGMAFTGIPAALAAWVEGLGLSTWMLLVMLTLIYIVLGCFLEGASMIVLTASIALPMIQAAGLDPIWFGIYLIIVVEMSQITPPVGFNLFVLQGMSGRDLMVIARSAFPFFMVMILGIVVLATWPGLVTFLPDLMMNR